Proteins encoded in a region of the Longimicrobiaceae bacterium genome:
- a CDS encoding histidine triad nucleotide-binding protein, which produces MADRTIFSRIIDGEIPGTFVYQDEHLVAIRDINPAAPTHVLVIPRKPIASLAELEEEDVELAGRLLLAVKRIAEQEGLAERGYRVVVNTGEEGGQSVPHLHLHLLGGKQLSGHGTA; this is translated from the coding sequence ATGGCGGACAGAACCATCTTCAGCAGGATCATCGACGGGGAGATCCCCGGGACCTTCGTCTACCAGGACGAGCACCTGGTCGCCATCCGCGACATCAACCCCGCCGCGCCCACGCACGTGCTGGTGATCCCCCGCAAGCCCATCGCCTCCCTGGCGGAGCTGGAGGAGGAGGACGTGGAGCTGGCCGGGCGGCTCCTGCTGGCGGTGAAGCGGATCGCGGAGCAGGAGGGGCTGGCGGAGCGCGGCTACCGGGTGGTGGTCAACACCGGCGAGGAGGGCGGCCAGTCGGTGCCGCACCTGCACCTGCACCTTCTAGGCGGGAAGCAGCTTTCGGGGCACGGGACGGCCTGA